From a single Caldisericia bacterium genomic region:
- the tpiA gene encoding triose-phosphate isomerase, translating to MRRGWIGGNWKMNKLMNDAKETIVALNKSVSLLRGSDIVIFPPFTLLYFLKDFFELPHMYLGAQNMHWEESGAYTGEISPTMLKEIGVEYVILGHSERRKIFGETDEMINKKVIAAIKYGLKPVLCLGETLEERKKGIEKEIVENQFKNDLKKIPLNSLENIIIAYEPVWAIGTGVNATPKEASDMHKFIRELIEKYGGGEIAQKIRIVYGGSVRIENVEELANEDEIDGFLVGGASLRVDAFSKIIEIFNEVKGF from the coding sequence ATGCGTAGAGGTTGGATTGGTGGCAATTGGAAAATGAACAAACTCATGAATGATGCAAAAGAGACAATTGTCGCACTAAACAAAAGTGTTTCTCTTTTAAGGGGGAGTGATATTGTTATTTTTCCACCTTTTACTTTGCTCTATTTTTTAAAAGATTTTTTTGAATTACCTCATATGTATCTTGGGGCACAAAATATGCATTGGGAAGAGAGTGGTGCCTATACTGGCGAAATTTCACCAACAATGTTGAAAGAGATTGGAGTAGAATATGTTATTCTTGGTCATTCTGAAAGAAGAAAAATTTTTGGTGAAACAGATGAAATGATAAACAAAAAAGTTATTGCTGCAATTAAATATGGTTTAAAACCAGTACTCTGTTTAGGCGAAACTCTTGAAGAGAGAAAAAAAGGAATTGAAAAAGAGATAGTTGAAAATCAGTTTAAAAATGATCTTAAAAAAATACCACTTAACTCACTTGAAAATATTATAATTGCTTATGAACCTGTTTGGGCGATTGGCACTGGAGTAAATGCTACACCCAAAGAAGCAAGTGATATGCATAAATTTATTAGAGAATTAATTGAAAAGTATGGTGGTGGTGAAATTGCTCAAAAAATAAGAATTGTATATGGTGGAAGTGTAAGAATTGAAAATGTGGAGGAGCTTGCAAATGAAGATGAAATAGATGGATTCCTTGTTGGAGGCGCATCTTTAAGAGTTGATGCTTTTTCAAAAATTATTGAGATATTTAATGAAGTAAAGGGGTTTTAA
- a CDS encoding diacylglycerol kinase family protein: MKNKNLIHSFRNAFRGLINTYLRERNFRIQVSFAIIVIYFSIKFKIDKIYLFFIFLIITLVLYSELINSALEILCDKIEKDYNKKIKAVKDTIAGGVLLFSIFSIILGLSLFLRYIKKIDFFSIIFSIVILIIPFLIKGNNNDIIKKRGDV; this comes from the coding sequence ATGAAAAACAAAAATCTAATACATAGTTTCAGAAACGCCTTTAGAGGTTTAATTAATACATATTTAAGAGAAAGAAATTTTAGAATTCAAGTATCATTTGCAATTATTGTCATATATTTCTCTATAAAATTTAAAATTGATAAAATTTATCTTTTCTTTATTTTTTTAATAATAACACTTGTTCTTTACTCTGAACTTATAAATAGTGCTCTTGAAATTTTATGTGATAAAATAGAAAAAGATTACAATAAGAAAATAAAAGCAGTAAAAGATACAATTGCTGGAGGAGTTTTACTTTTTTCTATATTTTCTATAATTTTAGGATTAAGCTTATTTTTAAGGTATATTAAAAAAATTGATTTCTTCTCAATAATTTTTTCAATAGTAATTCTTATAATTCCTTTTCTAATCAAAGGTAACAATAATGATATAATTAAAAAAAGAGGTGATGTGTAG
- a CDS encoding septum formation initiator family protein has product MNNKLVYKRKEIETTILVLFILIFIYIISFPLVKFFKLKNEIKNLENEISVYKDKIEELKLKIEFIKSDEGIEKWIKENFKLTRDGEKIYIIKEKKVD; this is encoded by the coding sequence ATGAATAACAAATTAGTGTATAAAAGAAAAGAAATTGAAACAACAATTTTAGTTTTATTCATTTTAATTTTTATTTATATTATATCTTTTCCATTAGTTAAGTTTTTTAAATTAAAAAATGAGATTAAAAATTTAGAAAATGAAATTTCGGTATATAAAGATAAAATTGAAGAATTAAAACTGAAAATTGAATTCATAAAAAGTGACGAAGGAATAGAAAAGTGGATAAAGGAGAATTTTAAGTTAACAAGAGATGGAGAAAAAATTTACATAATTAAAGAGAAAAAAGTTGACTGA
- a CDS encoding DNA polymerase I, protein MKKIFLIDGSSLLFRTYYALPPLINSKGEPTGATYGFVRILLNLIDDENPEYIAVSFDKGAPTFRIDIMPQYKENRPKAPPEIKIQKERVKEILNSFGIKSIEIEGYEGDDIIGTIKNKAQEESFYSIIITADRDLLQLLSDKSEVRLTKKGITDIEVYTKEKFINEFEITPERLPELKALVGDASDNIPRVPALGPKSSIKLLKEYKSLFELLENPPGGKIGEIIKNYREQIISSYEVAKIKTDLDIQISISDLKRGEMNINNIIKIFSELEFHSLIDRFKIEEKKVDLNFISKETLLGEDKISFLKHNDEIIFYCKKGFYRGKKDDLLELNNQKILITHNFKNLISSLYPLEFKQNIFDTELASYILNTNKKNYDLKTLIPLYLGESVSDENVENLLPKLLKLGEILLKEIEDCNLKRLLFDVELPISYVLSDMEFYGIKVDKEKLIKIRDELRKKIEKLTIEISEIAGFPINPQSPKQVSFLLYEKLNLKNFLKNKKSLSTDQDTLIELINLHPVIEKILEFRELNKLLTTYFNVLPELVDKDNRLHTTFIQTGTTTGRIISKEPNLQNIPIRTDFGKKVREAFISDDDYYLASFDYSQIELRILAHFSSDENLIEAFKNNLDIHTETASQLFSIPKEKINEEHRRKAKTINYGVIYGMSPHGLARELRISEEEAEIYINMYFNKFKGVKKFIDNIINEAKEKGYVETILGRRRYIPEFKSKNINLIKFGERIAINTPIQGSGADIIKVSMVNIWNKLKNKKSRIVLQIHDELLLEIHKNEVQEVVEMVKKEMENTIKLSVPIKVEYGIGKNWLECKK, encoded by the coding sequence ATGAAAAAGATTTTTTTAATTGACGGAAGCTCTCTTCTTTTTAGAACTTATTATGCGCTACCTCCTTTGATTAATTCAAAAGGTGAACCAACTGGTGCTACATATGGTTTTGTTAGGATTTTACTAAATTTAATTGATGATGAAAATCCGGAATATATAGCAGTTTCTTTTGATAAGGGTGCCCCAACTTTTAGAATTGATATAATGCCTCAATATAAGGAAAATAGACCAAAAGCTCCACCTGAAATTAAGATCCAAAAAGAAAGAGTTAAGGAGATACTTAATAGTTTTGGAATTAAATCAATAGAGATAGAGGGGTATGAGGGAGATGATATTATTGGAACAATTAAAAATAAGGCTCAAGAGGAATCTTTTTATTCAATCATTATAACAGCCGATAGAGATCTACTTCAACTTCTTTCAGATAAAAGTGAAGTTAGACTAACAAAAAAAGGTATAACAGATATTGAAGTTTATACAAAAGAAAAATTTATAAATGAATTTGAGATAACCCCTGAAAGATTACCAGAACTTAAAGCATTAGTTGGTGATGCTTCAGATAATATACCTCGAGTACCAGCTCTTGGTCCAAAAAGTAGTATCAAATTATTAAAAGAATATAAATCACTTTTTGAATTATTGGAAAATCCACCAGGAGGTAAAATAGGAGAAATAATAAAAAACTATAGAGAACAAATTATATCATCATATGAAGTTGCAAAAATAAAAACAGATTTGGATATCCAAATTTCAATTTCGGATTTAAAAAGAGGCGAAATGAATATAAATAATATAATAAAAATATTTTCAGAACTTGAATTCCACTCTTTGATTGATAGATTTAAAATTGAAGAGAAAAAAGTTGATCTAAACTTTATTTCTAAAGAAACTCTTTTGGGTGAAGATAAAATATCTTTTTTAAAACACAATGATGAAATAATTTTTTATTGTAAAAAGGGATTTTATAGAGGAAAAAAGGATGATTTATTAGAATTAAATAACCAAAAAATTTTAATTACACACAACTTCAAAAACTTAATTTCAAGTCTTTATCCTTTGGAGTTTAAACAAAATATATTTGATACTGAACTTGCAAGTTATATATTAAACACAAATAAAAAAAATTATGATTTAAAAACTTTAATTCCATTATATTTAGGCGAAAGTGTTTCAGATGAAAATGTTGAAAATTTATTACCAAAATTATTGAAATTAGGAGAAATACTATTAAAAGAGATAGAAGATTGTAATTTAAAAAGACTTCTTTTTGATGTTGAACTTCCAATATCTTATGTATTAAGTGACATGGAATTTTATGGAATAAAAGTAGATAAAGAAAAGTTAATAAAAATAAGAGATGAATTAAGGAAAAAAATTGAAAAACTTACAATCGAAATTTCTGAAATAGCAGGTTTTCCAATTAATCCTCAATCACCAAAACAGGTTAGTTTTCTATTATATGAAAAATTAAATTTAAAAAATTTCTTAAAAAATAAAAAAAGTTTATCAACAGATCAGGATACATTAATTGAATTAATAAATCTCCACCCAGTCATTGAAAAAATATTAGAGTTTAGAGAATTGAATAAACTTCTTACTACTTATTTCAATGTTTTACCTGAACTTGTTGATAAAGATAATAGATTACATACCACTTTTATACAAACTGGAACGACTACAGGTAGAATTATTTCAAAAGAACCAAATTTACAAAATATTCCTATAAGAACTGATTTTGGAAAAAAAGTAAGAGAAGCATTTATTTCAGATGATGATTATTATTTAGCATCTTTTGATTATTCTCAAATTGAATTAAGGATTCTTGCTCATTTTTCATCAGATGAAAACCTTATAGAGGCTTTTAAAAACAATTTAGATATCCATACTGAAACAGCATCACAACTTTTTTCTATTCCAAAAGAGAAAATTAATGAAGAACATAGAAGAAAAGCAAAAACAATAAATTATGGAGTAATTTATGGAATGAGCCCTCATGGATTGGCAAGAGAGCTTAGAATTTCTGAAGAAGAAGCTGAAATTTACATAAATATGTATTTCAATAAATTTAAAGGAGTTAAAAAATTCATTGACAACATTATTAATGAGGCCAAAGAAAAGGGTTATGTAGAAACAATTCTTGGTAGAAGAAGATATATTCCTGAATTTAAATCAAAAAATATAAACCTTATTAAATTTGGAGAGAGAATTGCAATAAATACACCAATTCAAGGTTCAGGAGCAGATATAATAAAAGTTAGTATGGTTAATATATGGAATAAATTAAAAAACAAAAAGTCAAGAATAGTTTTACAGATACATGATGAATTGCTTTTGGAGATTCATAAGAATGAAGTTCAAGAAGTGGTTGAGATGGTGAAAAAAGAAATGGAGAATACAATAAAACTGTCAGTTCCGATAAAAGTTGAATATGGAATTGGTAAGAATTGGCTTGAGTGTAAAAAATGA
- the cdd gene encoding cytidine deaminase, with product MKLTKRLIQKMVNIAKEASEKAYSPYSGYKVGASLLTKNGKIFTGCNIENASFGATICAERVAIFKAISEGEKDFEIIAVYVNDKKNIPSPCGICRQVMMEFSPDLKLILSNGDEYKIYKLEELLPYPFSKNFL from the coding sequence ATGAAACTAACAAAGAGATTGATTCAAAAAATGGTTAACATTGCAAAAGAGGCAAGTGAAAAAGCATATTCTCCATATTCTGGATATAAAGTAGGGGCTTCTCTTTTAACTAAAAACGGTAAAATATTCACTGGTTGTAATATTGAAAATGCAAGTTTTGGTGCAACAATTTGTGCGGAAAGAGTTGCAATTTTTAAAGCAATTTCTGAAGGGGAAAAAGATTTTGAAATTATAGCAGTCTATGTTAATGATAAAAAAAATATTCCATCTCCATGTGGTATATGTAGACAGGTTATGATGGAATTTTCTCCAGACCTGAAATTAATTCTTTCAAATGGAGATGAATATAAGATTTACAAATTAGAGGAACTTTTACCTTATCCATTTTCAAAAAACTTTCTTTAA
- a CDS encoding hemolysin family protein: MDSIDLVYNLFIIFILLIISYIFSASEISFIGSNEIKLRKRANENDKRAKIILKFKEKPEDFISTITIGNNFVNILAASIANTIFLKNIKYGSTVFSSIIMTIVIVIFAELLPKTISTYNPESFILKVQPFLLLVSYILRPFSFIINTIISKILKIFGKNLKKSKTFDEEELKIFLSMSSESGTIEEEEKELIESIIEFQDKPVYEVMIPRVDVVALHVDTKIEDIIETINKTGHSRIPIYEGNIDNIIGVLHAKDLLKVTFNKKDINIKDLLHPTIFVPDTKKTSELFKEMQKKKIHMAIVVDEFGGFEGIVTMEDLLEEIVGEIQDEYDLEEVPFKKLNEKEIIFDAKISIEDAEEILGIELPHEDYETLGGLFLDLVGHIPVKGESIEYKSLKFIAIEVKGNRIIKIKVEKKDETNKEIDSKNG; encoded by the coding sequence TTGGATAGTATTGATTTAGTTTATAATTTATTTATAATTTTTATTTTATTAATTATATCTTATATTTTCTCAGCATCAGAAATTTCATTTATAGGTTCAAATGAAATTAAATTAAGAAAAAGAGCAAATGAAAATGATAAAAGAGCAAAAATCATTCTAAAATTTAAAGAAAAACCAGAAGATTTTATAAGCACAATAACTATTGGAAATAATTTTGTAAATATTCTAGCTGCATCAATTGCAAATACTATTTTTTTGAAAAACATAAAATATGGTAGCACTGTATTTTCTTCAATAATAATGACAATAGTTATTGTTATATTTGCTGAACTTCTTCCTAAAACAATTTCAACTTATAACCCAGAATCATTTATATTGAAAGTACAGCCCTTTTTATTATTAGTATCTTATATTTTAAGACCATTTTCATTTATAATAAACACTATAATCTCAAAAATTTTAAAAATTTTTGGAAAAAATCTTAAAAAAAGTAAAACTTTTGATGAAGAGGAACTTAAAATATTTCTTTCAATGAGCAGTGAAAGTGGAACAATAGAGGAAGAAGAAAAAGAGTTAATAGAGAGTATTATTGAGTTCCAAGATAAACCTGTTTATGAGGTTATGATACCAAGAGTTGATGTTGTAGCCTTACATGTTGATACAAAAATTGAAGATATAATAGAAACAATTAACAAAACAGGACACTCAAGAATTCCAATATACGAAGGGAATATTGATAACATTATTGGAGTTCTACATGCAAAAGATTTATTAAAGGTTACATTCAATAAAAAAGATATAAACATTAAAGATTTATTGCATCCAACAATTTTTGTTCCTGATACTAAAAAAACATCAGAACTTTTTAAAGAGATGCAAAAGAAAAAAATACATATGGCAATTGTTGTTGATGAGTTTGGTGGTTTTGAGGGCATTGTAACAATGGAAGATTTATTAGAAGAAATTGTTGGAGAAATTCAAGATGAATATGATTTAGAAGAAGTTCCATTTAAAAAATTAAATGAGAAAGAGATAATTTTTGATGCTAAAATTTCAATTGAAGACGCGGAAGAAATTCTTGGAATAGAACTTCCTCATGAAGATTATGAAACACTTGGAGGTTTGTTTTTAGATTTAGTTGGCCATATTCCAGTAAAAGGAGAATCTATTGAATATAAATCTTTGAAATTTATTGCAATTGAAGTAAAAGGTAATAGAATTATTAAAATAAAGGTTGAGAAAAAAGATGAAACTAACAAAGAGATTGATTCAAAAAATGGTTAA
- the pyk gene encoding pyruvate kinase, whose translation MNFKKTKIIVTLGPASEKKEIIKKLFENGADIFRLNLSHGDYNYHSNLIKKVRDIDKFIPILFDLQGPKLRIGKFKNKKILLKSGDNFILTTKKVLGDKNYVSISYESLPKYLQKGDTILLDDGRIKLRVLSTGEDYIETKVVEGGELSDNKGINVPKESLDIPSLTEKDIEDIKFGIKEKVDFIALSFVKNADDILFLKDFLKKHGYYIPVIAKIEKRDAVKNIDKIIDVSDGVMVARGDLGIEVNLEEVSILQKKILNKTLFSEKFSITATQILDSMVEKPYPTRAEVSDITNAIFDGTDALMLSQETAIGKYPVDAVKFINRVAKKVENELPYEAWLLNMELYIKNDPLLSICYSAVLLSLKVRAKAIIVTTETGKTAINISRFRPSAPVFALTPNENAVKQMKVYWGIIPILVKRFTSESDIINTIEYEARKIKFLKSGDYYISVSGVIPGVPGGTNMIKLNKV comes from the coding sequence ATGAATTTTAAAAAGACAAAAATAATTGTAACTCTCGGTCCAGCCTCTGAAAAAAAAGAAATAATTAAGAAACTTTTTGAAAATGGAGCAGACATATTTAGATTAAATTTATCTCATGGAGATTATAATTATCATAGTAATTTAATAAAAAAAGTTAGAGATATTGATAAATTTATACCAATACTCTTTGATTTACAAGGACCAAAATTAAGAATAGGGAAATTTAAAAATAAAAAAATTTTATTGAAGAGTGGTGATAATTTTATTTTAACAACAAAAAAAGTTTTAGGTGACAAAAACTATGTTTCAATTTCATATGAAAGTTTGCCAAAATATCTTCAAAAAGGAGATACAATTCTCCTTGATGATGGAAGAATAAAACTTAGAGTTTTATCAACTGGGGAAGATTATATAGAAACTAAAGTAGTTGAAGGTGGAGAATTAAGTGATAATAAAGGAATTAATGTTCCAAAAGAATCTTTAGATATTCCTTCTTTAACAGAAAAGGATATTGAAGATATAAAATTTGGAATAAAAGAAAAAGTCGATTTTATTGCTTTATCTTTTGTCAAAAATGCAGATGATATTTTATTTTTAAAAGATTTCCTTAAAAAACATGGATATTATATTCCTGTAATTGCAAAAATTGAAAAGAGAGATGCTGTTAAAAATATAGATAAAATTATAGATGTTTCAGATGGTGTTATGGTTGCAAGAGGAGATTTGGGAATTGAAGTTAATCTTGAGGAAGTATCTATACTTCAGAAAAAAATATTGAATAAAACACTTTTTTCTGAAAAATTTTCTATTACTGCAACTCAAATTCTTGATTCAATGGTTGAAAAACCCTATCCAACAAGAGCAGAAGTTTCAGATATAACGAATGCAATCTTCGATGGAACTGATGCCTTAATGCTTTCTCAAGAGACAGCTATAGGCAAATATCCTGTTGATGCAGTAAAATTTATAAATAGAGTCGCAAAGAAGGTTGAAAATGAACTTCCATATGAGGCATGGCTATTAAATATGGAGTTGTATATTAAAAATGATCCTCTTTTATCAATATGCTACTCTGCAGTTTTATTAAGTTTAAAAGTTAGAGCAAAGGCAATAATTGTTACTACAGAAACTGGAAAAACCGCGATAAATATATCAAGATTTAGACCTAGTGCACCAGTTTTTGCATTAACTCCAAATGAAAATGCTGTCAAACAAATGAAAGTCTATTGGGGTATTATTCCAATTCTTGTTAAAAGATTTACAAGCGAAAGTGATATAATTAACACAATTGAATATGAGGCTAGAAAAATTAAATTTTTAAAAAGTGGAGATTATTATATTTCTGTTTCAGGTGTAATACCAGGAGTACCAGGTGGAACAAATATGATTAAGTTAAATAAGGTTTAA
- the deoC gene encoding deoxyribose-phosphate aldolase, which translates to MTKKEIVKFIDHTLLKPEGTILDIKRLCDEAIKYGFFAVCVAPVYVSYVKEILNGYDIKIATVVGFPLGNSTIKTKIFEAKEAIKNGADEIDMVINIGYLKSKNYKYIYDEINTIKNEIGDKILKVIIETSLLNIEEKIIASTIVKAAGADFVKTSTGFSQGGATKEDVELIRKVVGENFGVKASGGIRTFEQAVELIKSGANRIGTSSSVKIVEENGNS; encoded by the coding sequence ATGACAAAAAAAGAGATTGTTAAATTTATAGACCATACTTTGTTGAAGCCAGAAGGAACAATTTTAGATATAAAAAGACTATGTGATGAAGCAATTAAATATGGGTTTTTTGCTGTATGTGTAGCACCAGTTTATGTTAGTTATGTAAAAGAAATTCTTAATGGATATGACATTAAAATTGCTACAGTTGTTGGTTTTCCATTAGGTAATTCCACTATTAAAACGAAAATTTTTGAAGCAAAAGAGGCTATTAAAAATGGAGCAGATGAAATAGATATGGTTATTAATATTGGATATCTAAAATCAAAAAATTATAAGTATATATATGATGAAATAAACACGATTAAAAATGAGATAGGAGATAAAATTCTTAAAGTTATTATAGAAACATCGCTTTTAAATATAGAAGAAAAAATAATTGCTTCTACAATCGTTAAAGCAGCAGGTGCAGATTTTGTAAAAACCTCAACAGGTTTCTCTCAAGGAGGAGCAACAAAAGAGGATGTTGAGTTAATAAGAAAAGTTGTTGGAGAAAATTTTGGAGTTAAAGCGTCAGGAGGCATAAGAACATTTGAGCAGGCTGTTGAATTAATTAAATCTGGTGCTAATAGAATTGGCACATCATCTTCAGTCAAAATAGTGGAAGAAAATGGAAATAGTTAG
- a CDS encoding rhomboid family intramembrane serine protease, with the protein MIPISDINPRRKFPLVVISLIVINFLIFIYQIMLRNPIPFIYKWALIPKNLFKFGGFEYLKLITSTFLHGNFAHIIGNMLYLWVFGDNVENEVGSIKFLIFYFLCGILAGLTHSFIYSNSPIPTIGASGAIAGVLGAYFYLYPNAKVLALVPLFWYFSVIPVPAIIFLGFWFILQLIPGFASLGTVASGVAYWAHIGGFIAGLILIILFGGRRQKYRYYEF; encoded by the coding sequence ATGATACCTATTTCAGATATAAATCCAAGAAGAAAATTTCCACTCGTAGTTATATCTTTAATAGTTATTAATTTTCTAATTTTTATTTATCAAATTATGTTAAGAAATCCTATCCCTTTTATTTATAAATGGGCCTTAATTCCAAAAAACCTTTTTAAATTTGGGGGTTTTGAATATCTAAAACTTATAACTTCAACTTTTTTACATGGAAATTTTGCTCATATAATTGGAAATATGCTTTATCTTTGGGTTTTTGGTGATAATGTTGAAAATGAAGTTGGTTCAATTAAATTTTTAATTTTTTATTTTTTATGTGGTATTCTAGCAGGTCTTACACATTCTTTTATCTATTCAAACTCACCAATTCCTACAATTGGAGCATCTGGTGCAATTGCTGGTGTTTTGGGTGCATATTTTTATCTATATCCCAATGCTAAAGTTTTGGCACTGGTTCCACTATTTTGGTATTTTTCTGTTATACCTGTTCCAGCAATAATTTTTCTTGGTTTTTGGTTTATTCTTCAATTGATTCCAGGATTTGCTAGTTTGGGAACTGTTGCTTCAGGCGTTGCTTATTGGGCTCATATTGGAGGTTTTATTGCTGGGTTAATTTTAATAATCTTATTTGGTGGAAGAAGACAAAAATATAGGTATTATGAATTTTAA
- the ybeY gene encoding rRNA maturation RNase YbeY produces the protein MYSKIEIYEKKSKIPINREFLRRLTEEIVKKEGYKKFEISLAYLNKEDLRELNKRFRNLDRTTNVLSFIYENSPILKGEIIISNYNVEKRGESFLKLYIHGLLHLLGFDHMKRKEREIMRKKEEEYFKYYEKQKSNT, from the coding sequence ATGTATTCAAAGATAGAGATATACGAGAAAAAAAGTAAAATACCTATTAACAGAGAGTTTTTAAGAAGGTTAACAGAGGAGATTGTTAAAAAAGAGGGCTACAAAAAATTTGAAATTTCTCTTGCATATTTAAATAAAGAAGATCTGAGAGAATTAAATAAAAGATTTAGAAACCTTGATCGTACAACTAATGTTTTATCTTTTATTTATGAAAATTCCCCAATTCTTAAGGGTGAAATTATAATTTCAAACTATAATGTTGAAAAAAGAGGCGAGAGTTTTTTAAAACTCTATATACATGGACTTCTTCATCTTTTAGGTTTTGATCATATGAAAAGAAAAGAAAGAGAAATTATGAGAAAAAAAGAAGAGGAATATTTTAAATATTATGAAAAACAAAAATCTAATACATAG
- the recO gene encoding DNA repair protein RecO — MEIVRTKSFIIKKIPIKEYDALVFLFTDTIGKVVARAKSGFKKDTKWTSIIETMNLIDTSLYKKRDYYYLTETKVIESFLTIKRDLNRSLVALQVLDLIDKTQVENNSNNNLFNALFDFFNKLKTFNNYNSLFINFIFNFIKIEGVQFPFDKCIKCSEMIKEEYTYDFNLNGFVCSSHRTKNFIELNKNLYEKIMMISLNYEESIVFERDELEIIYLILSSFLENNFGFKFKNYFNKIFV, encoded by the coding sequence ATGGAAATAGTTAGAACAAAATCTTTTATAATAAAAAAAATACCAATAAAAGAATATGATGCTTTAGTTTTTCTATTTACAGATACAATAGGAAAAGTTGTTGCAAGAGCAAAAAGTGGCTTTAAAAAAGATACAAAATGGACTTCTATTATAGAAACAATGAATCTAATTGATACATCTCTTTATAAGAAAAGAGATTATTATTATTTAACTGAAACAAAAGTTATAGAGTCGTTTTTAACTATAAAAAGAGATTTAAATAGGTCTCTTGTTGCCCTTCAAGTTTTAGATTTAATAGATAAAACACAGGTTGAAAATAATTCTAATAATAATCTTTTTAATGCACTTTTTGATTTTTTTAACAAATTAAAAACTTTCAACAACTATAACTCACTTTTTATTAATTTTATTTTTAATTTTATTAAAATTGAAGGTGTTCAATTTCCTTTTGATAAATGTATAAAATGTAGCGAAATGATAAAAGAAGAATATACATATGATTTTAATTTAAATGGTTTTGTTTGTTCAAGTCACAGAACAAAAAATTTTATAGAGTTAAATAAAAATTTATATGAAAAAATAATGATGATAAGTCTTAATTATGAAGAAAGTATTGTGTTTGAAAGGGATGAGTTAGAAATAATTTATTTGATACTTTCATCCTTTTTAGAGAACAATTTTGGATTTAAATTTAAAAACTATTTCAATAAAATTTTTGTATAA
- the coaE gene encoding dephospho-CoA kinase (Dephospho-CoA kinase (CoaE) performs the final step in coenzyme A biosynthesis.) — MKLIGLTGNIASGKSKISEYLKTKGFKIIDADSIGKTVLSLESVKNKVVRTFGKNILNEDGSINRRELGNIVFSSKENLKRLNRITLPILTKLIKKKINELKRKKTKYVILDAAILIEARWHKFVDEVWVVYTDPETQLERLIKRENYSIEEAKNRIEAQLNIEEKLKYADRVINNSYNWENTKEQIDNILKEIFKNET, encoded by the coding sequence ATGAAATTAATTGGACTTACAGGAAATATTGCATCTGGAAAATCAAAAATAAGCGAATATCTTAAAACTAAAGGGTTTAAAATAATAGATGCTGATTCAATTGGAAAGACAGTTTTAAGTTTGGAGAGTGTAAAAAATAAAGTAGTTAGAACATTTGGAAAAAATATTTTAAATGAAGATGGATCTATAAATCGAAGAGAACTTGGAAATATTGTTTTTTCTTCGAAAGAAAATCTTAAAAGATTAAATAGAATAACCCTACCTATATTAACAAAATTAATAAAGAAAAAAATAAATGAATTAAAAAGAAAAAAAACTAAATATGTAATTTTAGATGCTGCCATTTTAATAGAAGCTCGCTGGCATAAATTTGTTGATGAAGTTTGGGTTGTTTATACAGATCCTGAAACTCAACTTGAGAGATTAATTAAAAGAGAGAATTATAGTATTGAAGAAGCGAAAAATAGAATAGAGGCTCAATTAAATATTGAAGAAAAATTAAAATATGCAGATAGAGTTATAAACAATTCATATAATTGGGAAAATACAAAAGAACAGATTGATAACATTTTGAAGGAGATATTTAAGAATGAAACTTAG